A window of the Euzebya pacifica genome harbors these coding sequences:
- a CDS encoding cupredoxin domain-containing protein: protein MITTRRPWPLVLALMAVTAMACAAPDAGSDDTASAAPERTIEVTMTDLAFTPTSITVADGETVRVRFTNDGALPHDAFVGDAEAQDAHEAEMAESAGGHGGHGAGADDAVTVEPGETGELLVTGTASGDLLIGCHQPGHYGAGMVMQVAAA from the coding sequence CCCTCGTGCTCGCCCTGATGGCGGTCACCGCCATGGCCTGCGCGGCACCCGACGCCGGGTCCGACGACACCGCCAGCGCGGCGCCCGAGCGCACGATCGAGGTCACGATGACCGACCTGGCGTTCACCCCGACGAGCATCACGGTGGCCGACGGCGAAACCGTGCGCGTCCGGTTCACCAACGACGGTGCCCTTCCCCATGACGCCTTCGTGGGGGATGCCGAGGCCCAGGACGCCCACGAGGCGGAGATGGCCGAGTCGGCCGGTGGCCATGGTGGCCACGGCGCCGGAGCCGACGACGCGGTCACGGTCGAGCCGGGCGAGACCGGCGAGCTGCTGGTGACCGGGACCGCATCCGGCGATCTGCTGATCGGGTGCCACCAGCCCGGCCACTACGGGGCCGGGATGGTCATGCAGGTCGCCGCGGCCTGA